In Salarias fasciatus chromosome 2, fSalaFa1.1, whole genome shotgun sequence, one genomic interval encodes:
- the tsc22d3 gene encoding TSC22 domain family protein 3 isoform X2, whose amino-acid sequence MSTEMFAKTPMEVAVYQLHNFSISFFSSLLGGDVVSVKLDNSASGASVVAIDNKIEQAMDLVKNHLMYAVREEVEILKEQIKELAEKNNQLERENYLLKNLASPEQLEKFQSRIPTDVLLPLDNQGHQMTPDQHQQQQTCTAGSAV is encoded by the exons ATGAGCACGGAGATGTTCGCTAAAACGCCAATGGAGGTTGCCGTCTACCAGTTGCATAACTTCTCgatctctttcttctcctcgcTACTCGGAGGAGACGTCGTATCCGTCAAACTTGACAACAG tgccTCTGGTGCTAGCGTGGTGGCCATTGACAACAAGATTGAACAGGCAATG GACCTTGTGAAGAACCACCTGATGTACGCGGTGCGCGAGGAGGTGGAGATCCTCAAAGAGCAGATCAAAGAGCTGGCGGAGAAGAACAACCAGCTGGAGAGGGAGAACTACCTGCTGAAGAACCTGGCCAGTCCAGAGCAACTGGAGAAGTTCCAGTCTCGCATCCCCACAGATGTGCTGCTACCTCTGGACAATCAAGGCCACCAGATGACCCCGGACcagcaccaacagcagcagacCTGCACCGCTGGCTCTGCTGTATAA
- the tsc22d3 gene encoding TSC22 domain family protein 3 isoform X1 gives MSDDDCRSPIGLDCCSCCLDLANGCDDSLSGSPAPGLGPTGGPPGSPTSPSVSHFRQLRNQLMYQNLNTDKLNNIMRQDSLESVVRDPCFLLNEGICNSNIDQTMLSILLYFHSASGASVVAIDNKIEQAMDLVKNHLMYAVREEVEILKEQIKELAEKNNQLERENYLLKNLASPEQLEKFQSRIPTDVLLPLDNQGHQMTPDQHQQQQTCTAGSAV, from the exons ATGTCAGATGATGACTGCCGCTCGCCCATCGGCctggactgctgcagctgctgcctggACCTGGCCAACGGCTGCGACGACTCCCTGTCCGGCAGTCCGGCCCCGGGCCTGGGTCCGACGGGAGGCCCGCCCGGCAGCCCCACCAGCCCCAGCGTCAGCCACTTCCGACAGCTACGCAATCAGCTGATGTACCAGAACCTGAACACGGACAAGCTGAACAACATCATGAGGCAGGACTCCCTGGAGTCGGTGGTGAGGGACCCCTGCTTCCTGCTCAACGAGGGCATCTGCAACAGCAACATCGACCAGACCATGCTGTCCATACTGCTCTACTTTCACAG tgccTCTGGTGCTAGCGTGGTGGCCATTGACAACAAGATTGAACAGGCAATG GACCTTGTGAAGAACCACCTGATGTACGCGGTGCGCGAGGAGGTGGAGATCCTCAAAGAGCAGATCAAAGAGCTGGCGGAGAAGAACAACCAGCTGGAGAGGGAGAACTACCTGCTGAAGAACCTGGCCAGTCCAGAGCAACTGGAGAAGTTCCAGTCTCGCATCCCCACAGATGTGCTGCTACCTCTGGACAATCAAGGCCACCAGATGACCCCGGACcagcaccaacagcagcagacCTGCACCGCTGGCTCTGCTGTATAA